The nucleotide window GTCGCGGCGACTTGCCGAGGTTGTGGACCCGGGCGACCGTCTCCTGGCCGCGGTAGCACCCCTTGTCGAGGTGGACCGCGCCGAGCTCGTCGGGACCGCCGATCCAGTCGACCTCGTGCGGGATCGTGCGCTCGTCGGTGTCGGCGCCCAGCCGCGGGCGGCGGGCGGCCACGCGGAGCGCCTCGTACGCCCAGCTGCCGGCCATCCGTGCGCCGGCCTCGGTCAGGGCGTCCCACCATCGGGTCAGCAGGTACTCGGGCACGATCAGATCCACGACGGGCAGGTCCCGATCCTCGCCGAACGAGGGCATGCGCCGCCAGAAACCGAGCGGTTCGTCCTCGTGGTGGGTCTCGGGCAGCCCGCCGGCCTGGTAGACGTCGGTGTCCGCGCCGATCTCCAGGAGGTCGGCGACCGGTCCGTCGAGCGCCCCCGGGCCGATGAGCGTCACGACCTTCATGTCGGGTCGCGCCGCCGGCTCGGCCTTGGCCCAGAAGACCATCTTGGTGAGGAAACCGAGCAGCGGGTCGCCGCGGGAACCCTCGGTGTCGATCCAGGTGACACCGTCGATGTCGGTGAGAACGAAATGCTCCTCGACACGGCCGTTGGCGTCGAGGGAGAGGTTCTCGGCGCTCGACCGGTCGGGGAGGGCGGCGATGTGCTGGCTGGTGATCGTGTGCAGCCAGGTCAGGCGTTCGGCGCCGGCGATCTCGATCACGGCTCGGTCGGACCGGTCGACGATGATCACGCCGCTCCGGCCGGCTCGTTCCTCCCCGCCGCCGTAGGCGGCTCGTTGTTCGCCGCCGCCGTAGGCGGCTCGTTGCTCACCGAGCGGATCACCGTAGTGCCACGCGGTGTCGGCGGATTGGAGGTCTCCGGGACCGGGCACCGCCCCGCCCTCGGAATGCCTGGTCAGGATGGGTGAACGGCTCACGTGTCGATTCTACGGGTCGATTCGGCATACGGCCGGGACGCATGGCAGCCTTCTATCCATGGCGGATTCGATCCTTGTCTCGCTCGACGGCACACAGCACGATGCCGACGCTCCCTTCCTCCATGCCGACGATCTGGCCGCGGTCCGCGGCGACGGCATCTTCGAGACCCTTCTCGTACGCGCCGGACGGCCCCGGTGCGTCGAGCTGCATCTCGAGCGCCTGACGCACAGTGCCGCGGCGATGGATCTCGGCGCACCCGATCTCGACGAGTGGCGCGGGGCGATCGAGACCGCGGCGCAGGCGTGGACGGAGAAGCACGGATCGGCCGGCGAGGCACTCCTCCGGCTGGTCTACAGCCGCGGGCGTGAGCACGGATCGGCGCCGACCGCCTACGTCACCGTCGACGCGGTGCCCGACCGGGTGGCGGCGGCGCGCGCGGAGGGGGTGCGGGTGGTCACCCTCGCCCGCGGCTTCTCGATCGACCTCGCCGCCTCGGCGCCCTGGCGACTGCTCGGCGCCAAGACCCTCAGCTACGCGACGAACATGGCGGCCCTGCGTCACGCCGCCGACGAGGGTTACGACGACGTGATCTTCCTCAGCAGCGAGGGCGTCGTCCTCGAGGGGCCCCGGGCCACGGTCGTGGCCGTCTACGCCGACACCCTGGTGACGCCGCCCACCGAGATCGGAATTCTCGAATCGACCACCGTGCGTGCGGTTTTCGATGTCGCGTCGCGGGAGGGTTGGACGACGAAGACCGACGTGCTGCGGCCTGAGGACCTGGTGGCGGCCGATTCGGTCTGGCTGGTCAGCAGCGTGACCCTCGCGGCCCGGGTGACCCATCTCAACCGGTACGTGATGCCGGTACCGTCCGATGCCGCGAAATTCACCGATCTGGTCGATCGGGCCATCTCGGTGGACGACAATTGACCCCGGTCACTCGCACCTGATCACCCCGCCCGGAGCACACACCCCGGGCAATGAGAGGGAAGACACCGCCTCGAGCTGGTCGGCGGGACCTTTGGCGCTTGTCCGGGCCCGGTGACCAGGCGTAACGTCGCGCCTACGACCTACTACTACCGCTGGTAGTAGTAAGTTCCCGGCAGGTTTCGACCTGCCCCCGCAGCCCGGGGGCCGGCAACTCGATTCGAGGCGATATGGACGCTCTGGACGTCTCCAGATGGCAATTCGGGATCACGACCGTCTACCACTTCATCCTGGTCCCGTTGACCATCGGCCTCGCGCCGATGATCGCGGTGATGCAGACGGTGTGGCATGTCACCGGCAACGAGCAGTGGCTGCGCGCCACCAAGTTCTTCGGAAAGCTCTTCCTGATCAACTTCGCGCTCGGCGTCGCGACCGGAATCGTCCAGGAGTTCCAGTTCGGGATGAACTGGAGCGAGTACAGCCGGTTCGTCGCCGATGTCTTCGGTGCGCCGCTGGCCCTGGAGGGCCTCGTCGCCTTCTTCCTCGAATCCACGTTCATCGGACTCTGGATCTTCGGTTGGGACCGCTTGCCGCGCCGCGTGCATCTCGCGTGTATCTGGTTGGCGGCGATCGGCGTCAACGCCTCGGCGTACTTCATCATCGCCGCGAACTCCTGGATGCAGCACCCCGTCGGCGTCGTGTGGGACCCCGAACGCGGGCGGCCCGCGATGAACGACTTCGTCGCCGTGCTGACCAACAACACGACTCTCGCGGCCTTCCCGCACGTGATCGCCGGTGCCTTCCTCACCGCCGGCACCTTCGTCGCGGCCATCGGGATCTGGTGGATGGCCCGGAACTCGTGGCGGGCGAAGAAGATCCGCGAGGCCGCCGAAACCGGTGACGTGGGTGAGATCCCGGACAGCACGTCGCCGAGTCACCTCGACGCGACACCCGAGGACCTCGAGAAGGACGCCCGCGTCCTCTGGCGGCCGGTCACGAGGCTCGCGTTGTGGGTGACCATCGTCTCCGGCGTCGCACTGTTCATCACCGGGGACATCCAGGCGCAGATCATGTTCAAACAGCAGCCGATGAAGATGGCGTCCGCCGAGTCGCTGTGCGAGACCGAGACGGGCCCGGGTTTCTCGGTCCTGTCGATCGGCCGCCAGAACAACTGCGAGAACATCGATCACATCATCGAGATCCCGAAGATGTTGTCGTTCCTCGCGAACCACGATTTCGACTCGACCCTGCAGGGCGTCGAGGAGCTGCAGGAGCAGTACACCGAGGCCTTCGCCGGACAGCCGAACGTGCCGGCGAATCAGAACTTCGCACCCAACCTCTTCGTGACCTACTGGGGCTTCCGGGCGATGATCACCTGGGCGCTCGGTTCGGTGGTCGTGGCCCTGGGCGGCCTGTGGTTCACGCGACGCAAGCGGGTGGTCGAATCCAGACGTTTCGGTTTCATCGCCCTGCTGATGATCCCGACCCCGTTCCTGGCCAACAGTTCCGGCTGGATCTTCACCGAGATGGGGCGCCAGCCATGGGTCGTCGCACCCAACTGGGAGGACGATCTCGATCCACTGCGGATCAGCATGCTGGTGCAGAACGGTGTCTCCAACCACTCGGCGAGCACCGTGCTGGTCACGCTGATCGGATTCACCCTGCTCTACGGCGCCCTGGGTGTCGTGTGGTTCATGTTGCAGCGGCGCTACGTCATCGAGGGTCCGGCCGCGCACGACTCGCGGCCACCAGGCCACACCGACGACGACGAATCCGAATCCGATGAGCCCAAACAGCTCTCGTTCGCGTACTAGAGGAGCGTGATCATGAGTCTCGAAGAAGTCTGGTTCTTGGTCATCGCGTTCCTGTTCGTCGGGTATTTCGTCCTGGAGGGCTTCGATTTCGGCGTGGGCATGCTGATGCCGATCCTCGGATCGAGTCACACCGGTGGCGACGACAAGGTCGCCGCCGACGATCCGGAGGCCGATCCCGACAAACGGCGCCGCGCGCTCCTCAACACCATCGGCCCGGTCTGGGACGGCAACGAGGTCTGGCTCATCACCGCGGGTGCGGCGCTGTTCGCGGCGTTCGGCGGGTGGTACGCCACCATGTTCAGCGCGTTCTACCTACCGCTGTTCCTCATCCTCATCGGTCTCATCGTGCGGGTCTGCGCGATCGAGTGGCGGGGCAAGATCAACAATCCCCGCTGGCGCATGTGGTGCGACATCGGAATCGGGCTGGGGTCGTGGATTCCGGCGATCCTGTGGGGTGTGGCGTTCGCCAACATCGTGCGCGGGCTTCCGATCGACGCCGACGCCCAGTACACCGGTGGGTTCTTCAACCTCCTCAACCCGTACGCGCTTCTCGGCGGTGCGACCACCCTGCTCGCCTTCCTCACCCACGGCGCGGTGTTCATCTCGCTGAAGACCTCCGGTGTGCTGCAGGAGGATTCGGCTCGCTACGCCGCCCGGCTGGCCTGGCCGACACTGATCGTGGCCGCCGTGTTCCTGTTGTGGACCCAGTTCGCGTACGGCAACTCGTGGACGTGGATCCCGGTGCTCATCGCCGCCGTCGCCGCGGTCGGCATGGTGGTGGCCACGCAGATCCGCCGCGAGGGTTACGCATTCATGTTCACCTGCATCGCGATCGCGGGCACGGTCGCCACGCTGTTCGCCGTGCTGTTCCCGAATGCGATTCCGTCGACCCTGAATCCGGAGTGGAACCTCACCATCGAGAACACGGCGTCCAGCGACTACACACTCACGATCATGACGTGGGCGGCGGTGCTCATCACCCCGGTGGTGATGGGCTACCAGGCCTGGACCTACTGGGTGTTCCGAAAGCGGCTGTCGGTCGCGCACATCCCGGACCCGGCCGGACTTCCGTCGCTGCGAATCCCGAGCAAGTGAGTCGCACCGCCCGGCCCCCGCTCGATCCGCGGCTGCTGCGGTATTCGCCGACGACCCGCCGCTACGTCGGGGTCACCGCGGTGTTCGCGGTGGCCGAGGTGATCGCGATCATCGTGGTGGCGGCGATGGTGGCCTCGATCCTCTCCGAGTTGATCGTGTCGCCGGGCGCGCGGTCCTTCGCCGCGCAGGGAGCGCATCTGGCGATTCTGACCGCCGCCCTCGTGGTGCGGGCGGCGATGGCCTACGGGCACGACCGGTACGCACACCGGGCCGCCGAGCGGGCGATCGCCGAGTTGCGCGCCGAGGCGCTCGACGTCCTCACCGATCCGGCCCGCACCTCGCCACGGTCGCTGACCGCGATCCGCGAACATGCGAGCACGGTTCTCCTGCGCGGTCTGGACGCACTGGGGCCGTATCTGTCGGGCTACCTGCCGGCCCTCGTCGCCGCGGTGGTCCTGACGCCGGTCGTCACGGTGGTCATCGCCCTCGCCGACTGGCCCTCGGCGCTCATCATCCTCGTCACGCTGCCGCTCATCCCGCTGTTCATGGTTCTGGTCGGACTGATGACACGCGACCGCACCACGCGCAAGCTGGCGACGATGAGCCGGCTGAGCGCCCAGCTCCTCGACCTCATCGCGGGATTGCCGACTCTGCGGGCGCTGAACCGGGCCGGTGGCCCGGCGGCGCGCGTCGGTGAGCTCGGCGAGGCGTACCGCCGTAGCACGATGAGTTCGCTGCGTGTCGCGTTCCTGTCGGGTGCCGTCCTGGAACTGCTCGCGACGCTCTGCGTGGCGCTGGTGGCAGTGAGTATCGGTCTGCGCCTGGTCTACGGCGAGATGTCGTTGTACGCCGGTATTTTCGCACTGATCCTCGCGCCGGAGGCGTACTTGCCGCTGCGTCGGGTCGGGATGCAGTTCCACAATTCGACGGACGGCCTCACCGCTGCCGAGCAGGTCTTCGGGCTCATCGCGCCGGCGTCCGCCGGGTCGGGTCCGGCGGTGCCCGCCGCGGGGAGCCGGGGCGTCACGGTCGCCGGAGCGCCGATCACGCTGCTCGACGTCGGGGTCCGCGGCCGCGACGGGTGGGCGCCGGAATCCCTTCGCGCGACGGTCGAACCGGGTTCGCTGACGGTGTTGACCGGGCCCAACGGGTCGGGAAAGTCGACGGTGCTTTCGACGATCATGGGCCTGCTCACTCCTGACGAGGGGTCTGTGCTGATCGGGTCCACCCCGGTCGCCCAGGCCGATCCCGCGGCGCTGCACGAACAGATCGCCTGGCTGCCCCAGCAGCCGGTGATCGTGCCGGGCACGGTCGCCGAGAACCTGGCGCTCTACGGCGCCCTGGCCCGCGGCGCCTTCGAATCGGCCTCCGCGGCAACCGGCTTCGCGGATGTGGTGGTCGAGTTGCCCGAACGGCTCGACACGGTGCTGGGAACGGGCGGGGTCGGGCTCTCCGCCGGACAGCGGCAGCGCCTCGCGCTGACCCGCGTCCTCGCCTCACCGGCGCCGCTGCTGCTCCTCGACGAGCCGACCGCCCATCTCGACGAGGCATCCGAACGCGAGGTGTTCGCGACCCTCCGCGATCGCGCCCGCGCCGGGGACACGGTCGTCGTGGTCGCGCATCGGGGCGTCGCCCGCGACTACGCGGACCGGGCGATCGAGTTCTCGGCGGTCTCGGGCACGGCGGGCACAGGCACAGGCACTGGCACGGTCGCGGAGGTGGATCATGCGCGGTGATCCGCTCATTCGGGCCCTGGGGTTTCTCGGCCTACGCGGGCGTCCGACCGTCGCCGCGCTAGCCCTCGGCGTCGGCGGTTCGCTGTCGGCGCTCTTCCTCGCCGC belongs to Gordonia sp. KTR9 and includes:
- the ygfZ gene encoding CAF17-like 4Fe-4S cluster assembly/insertion protein YgfZ — translated: MSRSPILTRHSEGGAVPGPGDLQSADTAWHYGDPLGEQRAAYGGGEQRAAYGGGEERAGRSGVIIVDRSDRAVIEIAGAERLTWLHTITSQHIAALPDRSSAENLSLDANGRVEEHFVLTDIDGVTWIDTEGSRGDPLLGFLTKMVFWAKAEPAARPDMKVVTLIGPGALDGPVADLLEIGADTDVYQAGGLPETHHEDEPLGFWRRMPSFGEDRDLPVVDLIVPEYLLTRWWDALTEAGARMAGSWAYEALRVAARRPRLGADTDERTIPHEVDWIGGPDELGAVHLDKGCYRGQETVARVHNLGKSPRRLVLLHLDGSSDERPVPGDPVTAGGRTVGRLGTIVDHHEWGPIALALVKRNVGTDVELTVGAETAVSARIDPDSILEDDRIQAGRAAVERLRGGSAVPGHQS
- a CDS encoding aminodeoxychorismate lyase: MADSILVSLDGTQHDADAPFLHADDLAAVRGDGIFETLLVRAGRPRCVELHLERLTHSAAAMDLGAPDLDEWRGAIETAAQAWTEKHGSAGEALLRLVYSRGREHGSAPTAYVTVDAVPDRVAAARAEGVRVVTLARGFSIDLAASAPWRLLGAKTLSYATNMAALRHAADEGYDDVIFLSSEGVVLEGPRATVVAVYADTLVTPPTEIGILESTTVRAVFDVASREGWTTKTDVLRPEDLVAADSVWLVSSVTLAARVTHLNRYVMPVPSDAAKFTDLVDRAISVDDN
- a CDS encoding cytochrome ubiquinol oxidase subunit I translates to MDALDVSRWQFGITTVYHFILVPLTIGLAPMIAVMQTVWHVTGNEQWLRATKFFGKLFLINFALGVATGIVQEFQFGMNWSEYSRFVADVFGAPLALEGLVAFFLESTFIGLWIFGWDRLPRRVHLACIWLAAIGVNASAYFIIAANSWMQHPVGVVWDPERGRPAMNDFVAVLTNNTTLAAFPHVIAGAFLTAGTFVAAIGIWWMARNSWRAKKIREAAETGDVGEIPDSTSPSHLDATPEDLEKDARVLWRPVTRLALWVTIVSGVALFITGDIQAQIMFKQQPMKMASAESLCETETGPGFSVLSIGRQNNCENIDHIIEIPKMLSFLANHDFDSTLQGVEELQEQYTEAFAGQPNVPANQNFAPNLFVTYWGFRAMITWALGSVVVALGGLWFTRRKRVVESRRFGFIALLMIPTPFLANSSGWIFTEMGRQPWVVAPNWEDDLDPLRISMLVQNGVSNHSASTVLVTLIGFTLLYGALGVVWFMLQRRYVIEGPAAHDSRPPGHTDDDESESDEPKQLSFAY
- the cydB gene encoding cytochrome d ubiquinol oxidase subunit II, translating into MSLEEVWFLVIAFLFVGYFVLEGFDFGVGMLMPILGSSHTGGDDKVAADDPEADPDKRRRALLNTIGPVWDGNEVWLITAGAALFAAFGGWYATMFSAFYLPLFLILIGLIVRVCAIEWRGKINNPRWRMWCDIGIGLGSWIPAILWGVAFANIVRGLPIDADAQYTGGFFNLLNPYALLGGATTLLAFLTHGAVFISLKTSGVLQEDSARYAARLAWPTLIVAAVFLLWTQFAYGNSWTWIPVLIAAVAAVGMVVATQIRREGYAFMFTCIAIAGTVATLFAVLFPNAIPSTLNPEWNLTIENTASSDYTLTIMTWAAVLITPVVMGYQAWTYWVFRKRLSVAHIPDPAGLPSLRIPSK
- the cydD gene encoding thiol reductant ABC exporter subunit CydD, with translation MSRTARPPLDPRLLRYSPTTRRYVGVTAVFAVAEVIAIIVVAAMVASILSELIVSPGARSFAAQGAHLAILTAALVVRAAMAYGHDRYAHRAAERAIAELRAEALDVLTDPARTSPRSLTAIREHASTVLLRGLDALGPYLSGYLPALVAAVVLTPVVTVVIALADWPSALIILVTLPLIPLFMVLVGLMTRDRTTRKLATMSRLSAQLLDLIAGLPTLRALNRAGGPAARVGELGEAYRRSTMSSLRVAFLSGAVLELLATLCVALVAVSIGLRLVYGEMSLYAGIFALILAPEAYLPLRRVGMQFHNSTDGLTAAEQVFGLIAPASAGSGPAVPAAGSRGVTVAGAPITLLDVGVRGRDGWAPESLRATVEPGSLTVLTGPNGSGKSTVLSTIMGLLTPDEGSVLIGSTPVAQADPAALHEQIAWLPQQPVIVPGTVAENLALYGALARGAFESASAATGFADVVVELPERLDTVLGTGGVGLSAGQRQRLALTRVLASPAPLLLLDEPTAHLDEASEREVFATLRDRARAGDTVVVVAHRGVARDYADRAIEFSAVSGTAGTGTGTGTVAEVDHAR